One part of the Vicia villosa cultivar HV-30 ecotype Madison, WI linkage group LG6, Vvil1.0, whole genome shotgun sequence genome encodes these proteins:
- the LOC131609273 gene encoding probable pectate lyase 8, translating into MELRFASQFVFSILVIALLFSLNLTNAIDHNESSVVEGEEKLQMQSLKNSSMAESLSDALNEHAVDNPEELASMVDTTIRNHTERRSLSFFSCGTGNPMDDCWRCDRRWSFRRKRLADCAIGFGRNAIGGRDGKYYVVSDPKDDDPVNPRPGTLRHAVIQDRPLWIVFKRDMVITLKQELIMNSFKTIDGRGANVHIAFGACITIQFITNVIIHGVHIHDCKPTGNAMVRSSPSHFGWRTMADGDGISIFGSSHIWIDHNSLSNCADGLVDAIMGSTAITISNNYFTHHNEVILLGHSDSYVRDKQMQVTIAYNHFGEGLIQRMPRCRHGYFHVVNNDYTHWEMYAIGGSAEPTINSQGNRYLAPQNPFAKEVTKRVDTGSGIWKGWNWRSEGDLLLNGAFFIPSGAEAGASYARASSLGAKSSSLVGSLTSSAGVISCRRGGVC; encoded by the exons ATGGAGTTACGGTTTGCATCACAGTTCGTCTTCAGCATTCTTGTTATCGCGCTACTTTTCTCTCTCAATCTCACCAATGCAATCGATCACAATGAATCGAG TGTTGTTGAAGGAGAAGAGAAGTTACAGATGCAGAGCTTGAAGAATTCATCAATGGCGGAAAG TTTAAGTGATGCTTTGAACGAGCATGCTGTTGATAATCCAGAGGAACTTGCTTCCATGGTAGATAC GACTATACGCAATCACACGGAGAGAAGGAGTCTGAGTTTTTTCTCATGTGGGACTGGAAATCCAATGGATGACTGCTGGCGCTGTGACAGACGTTGGTCCTTCCGGCGAAAGAGGTTGGCTGATTGCGCCATTGGTTTCGGTCGCAATGCCATCGGTGGCCGTGATGGAAAGTACTATGTTGTGTCGGACCCAAAAGACGATGACCCCGTGAACCCAAGACCGGGCACTCTCCGTCACGCTGTCATTCAAGATAGGCCATTATGGATCGTGTTCAAGAGAGACATGGTGATCACTCTGAAGCAAGAACTGATCATGAACAGCTTTAAGACCATTGATGGTCGTGGTGCCAACGTTCATATTGCATTTGGAGCCTGCATTACAATCCAGTTTATCACCAATGTCATCATCCATGGTGTTCATATTCATGATTGTAAGCCTACTGGGAATGCTATGGTTCGTAGCTCCCCTTCCCATTTTGGATGGAGGACAATGGCTGATGGTGATGGCATTTCCATCTTTGGTTCCAGTCATATTTGGATTGACCACAACTCTCTTTCCAATTGCGCTGATGGTCTTGTTGATGCTATTATGGGTTCCACTGCCATTACTATTTCCAATAACTATTTCACCCACCACAATGAG GTTATACTATTGGGTCACAGTGACTCGTATGTCCGTGACAAGCAGATGCAAGTAACCATTGCATACAACCATTTTGGGGAGGGCCTTATCCAAAGGATGCCTAG GTGCAGACATGGGTATTTCCATGTGGTAAACAATGACTATACCCATTGGGAGATGTATGCCATTGGAGGTAGTGCTGAACCCACAATTAACAGCCAAGGAAACAGATACCTTGCTCCTCAGAACCCTTTTGCTaaggag GTAACAAAGAGGGTGGATACAGGGTCCGGCATATGGAAAGGTTGGAATTGGAGGTCTGAGGGAGACCTTTTGCTAAATGGAGCCTTTTTCATTCCATCAGGAGCAGAAGCTGGAGCAAGCTATGCTAGAGCCTCAAGTTTAGGGGCCAAATCATCTTCTCTAGTAGGCTCCTTAACCTCAAGTGCTGGAGTTATTAGCTGTCGCAGGGGTGGCGTGTGTTAA